From one Bos javanicus breed banteng chromosome 15, ARS-OSU_banteng_1.0, whole genome shotgun sequence genomic stretch:
- the LOC133260966 gene encoding olfactory receptor 51Q1-like → MECHCLLVTNSTQVPFYFILMGMAIFHTWISIPFCCLYTISIAGNTTLLAVIRAEPSLHEPMYLFLSMLALTDLGLSLTALPTLMRILWFNASEISFEACFIQFFFLHGFSFMESSVLSAMSFDHHVAICHPLHYFSILTKKAICRIGLAIICHYLLAVLPALFLLKRLPFYGSPHLSHSYCLHQDIIHLVCADTTTNNGYGFVLALLIIILDPLLTVLSYALILGHVLRIASQVERLRALSNCLSHILAVLVLYIPMVGVSMTHRFAKHAPRVVHVSMASVYVLAPPVMNPIIYSVKTKQIH, encoded by the coding sequence atggagtgccattgccttttggTTACTAACTCCACCCAAGTCCCCTTCTACTTCATCCTCATGGGCATGGCCATCTTCCATACCTGGATTTCCATCCCATTCTGCTGTCTGTACACTATCTCTATTGCAGGCAACACCACCTTACTGGCTGTCATCAGGGCAGAGCCCTCTCTGCATGAGCCCATGTACTTGTTTCTTTCCATGTTGGCCCTAACAGACCTGGGACTTAGCCTCACTGCTTTGCCTACACTCATGAGGATCCTCTGGTTCAATGCCTCAGAGATCAGCTTTGAGGCTTGCTTTATTCAGTTCTTCTTCCTCCATGGATTCTCCTTTATGGAATCTTCTGTGTTGTCGGCCATGTCTTTTGACCACCACGTGGCCATTTGCCACCCCCTCCATTATTTTTCCATCCTCACCAAGAAGGCAATCTGCAGAATAGGTCTAGCCATCATTTGCCACTATCTTCTGGCTGTTCTTCCTGCATTGTTTCTGTTGAAAAGGCTCCCCTTTTATGGATCCCCTCATCTCTCCCACTCCTACTGCCTCCATCAAGACATTATTCACCTGGTGTGTGCTGACACCACTACAAATAATGGGTATGGATTTGTTCTAGCTCTGCTTATTATCATACTGGACCCCTTGCTCACTGTGCTGTCCTATGCACTCATCCTGGGACACGTCCTCAGAATTGCCTCCCAGGTTGAAAGGCTCCGGGCCCTCAGTAACTGTCTGTCCCACATTTTGGCTGTTTTGGTCCTTTACATACCCATGGTTGGTGTGTCCATGACTCACCGCTTTGCCAAGCATGCTCCCCGAGTTGTACATGTCAGTATGGCCAGTGTCTATGTACTAGCACCTCCTGTGATGAACCCCATTATCTACAGTGTTAAAACCAAACAGATCCATTGA